The Clostridia bacterium genomic interval AGATATGACAGGTGAAAAGGTTATAATGAATAAATCACCGGAGAAAATTGTATCATTGAGTCCGGCTAATACTGAAATATTGTTTGATTTAGGGCTAGATGATAAAATAGTAGGTGTCACTGAGTATTGTGATTATCCAGAAGAGGCAAAAAACAAACAAAAAGTAGGGGATTTTGATGGTCCTAACATAGAGGTGATTACCTCTATTATGCCGGATCTAGTAGTAGCAGGAGGATATATGCATGAAGATGCTATAAGTCAATTAAAAGACCTGGGAATTGTAGTCATTTCAAGCGAAGCAAATGATTTTAACGACATATATAATTCGATAGAAATGATAGGCAAGGCTACAGCAACAGAAGACAGGGCAGAACAGATAGTAGCACAGATGAAAAGCAAGGTTGATGAGATAAAGAACAGAGTAAAAGATAAAAAAAAGCCAAAGGTGTTTTTCATCGTAGAATATGGGACAGACCTATGGACTGTTTCAAAAGGTTCATTTATGCATGATGCTATAGAGATATGTGGAGGGATAAACATTGCCCAGGATGGCGAGACACCGTGGTGTAAATATAGCATGGAAAAGGTTGTGGAAAAAAATCCGGATGCCATATTTATTACGAAACATGTGGGAGATATAGAGCAGATTAAAAAAGATGATGTGCTTAAAAATACTGATG includes:
- a CDS encoding ABC transporter substrate-binding protein, which translates into the protein MGKIKLKNILVLFVVIALIFVSVGCANNQNSSDDLNGETEVMDEETSIELIDMTGEKVIMNKSPEKIVSLSPANTEILFDLGLDDKIVGVTEYCDYPEEAKNKQKVGDFDGPNIEVITSIMPDLVVAGGYMHEDAISQLKDLGIVVISSEANDFNDIYNSIEMIGKATATEDRAEQIVAQMKSKVDEIKNRVKDKKKPKVFFIVEYGTDLWTVSKGSFMHDAIEICGGINIAQDGETPWCKYSMEKVVEKNPDAIFITKHVGDIEQIKKDDVLKNTDAMKNQKLFVIDDNIIVRGTPRIVEGLEVMYECLYEEK